TTTTAAGACTAGATGTTTTTTTGTTAATATTAATTAGGATGGTTAGTTTTATCGCAGTCGTACCCTTATTTGGTATAAAAGGCATACCAGCATATGCGAAGATAGGATTAGCCTTTTTTTTAGCATTAATATTATTTAATGTGGTACCAGTCAATGAAGTTTCTTATATGGATAGTGTTGTGGGTTACGCTGTAATTGTTATGAAAGAGATTATAGTCGGCTGGTTAATTGGTTTTGGTGTTTATTTAACTTTTTCAATTATCAATTTGGCTGGTCAAATTATCGATCACAATATAGGATTTGCAATGGTTAATGTATTTGATCCATTAAGCCAAGTTCAACTTCCCATAACAGCCAATTTATATTATTACATATTTTTACTTTTATTAATTACAACCAATATGCATTTTTTTATTATCCAAGGCATAATTGAATCCTTTAGGTTAATCCCTATTGGAGAAATGGTTATACATCCAGGCTTATATACGACAATGATTGGGTTTATGACAGACTATTTTGTAATTGCTTTTAAAATTGCTAGCCCAGTTTTTGCAACCATATTAATCGTTAATGTCATACTAGGCA
The genomic region above belongs to Natranaerovirga hydrolytica and contains:
- the fliR gene encoding flagellar biosynthetic protein FliR, whose product is MGEFVNPFLRLDVFLLILIRMVSFIAVVPLFGIKGIPAYAKIGLAFFLALILFNVVPVNEVSYMDSVVGYAVIVMKEIIVGWLIGFGVYLTFSIINLAGQIIDHNIGFAMVNVFDPLSQVQLPITANLYYYIFLLLLITTNMHFFIIQGIIESFRLIPIGEMVIHPGLYTTMIGFMTDYFVIAFKIASPVFATILIVNVILGILARTVPQMNMFVIGLPLKIFVGLVVLVFTIEFMPNVGNLIFNKMLDTMDQIIRGLMP